The following coding sequences lie in one Apium graveolens cultivar Ventura chromosome 3, ASM990537v1, whole genome shotgun sequence genomic window:
- the LOC141711907 gene encoding putative glycosyltransferase At5g03795: MHSSAPPYLSGRRKNNSTAGTTPLLISQTLKSKPRKTNICKLFALLLLLLTLLLTKVVLTQLVEVRVRVRVRVSNPILINKTPKLQSLNSSTSPSNIKNLNSPYHDWDLFAADYQEMQQNLKIFVYPEAYNTCSPFAKIFVPFPNSTLFNLISSSKIGNYYSEHAFKAVLLQSSLITTSPELAHFFFMPFSINAMRNDPRLHSEEAIENFVAEYVKRISCGFEYWNASGGADHFYAYCHSVGREAASKHRGLSNNAIQVTCSSTYFQRFFVAHKDIGLPQVWPRRLADHKSINARPKLAFFAGRIQNSRVRHKLVALWSNDTSMDIYSGNAPFPFEEGFKRSKYCLHLKGYEVNTARISDAIHYGCIPVLFSNYYDLPFANVLDWSKFSIIINEVDIASLKTILLSVPDETYRSMYQNLKLVRRHFRWHEPPRSYDSFYMTAYQLWLRRGLQRLPR, encoded by the exons ATGCACTCCTCTGCACCTCCTTATTTATCCGGCCGCCGGAAAAACAACTCAACCGCCGGCACCACAccacttctcatttcacaaaCACTAAAATCAAAACCCAGAAAAACAAACATATGCAAGTTGTTTGCATTACTTCTTCTACTACTTACATTGTTACTCACCAAAGTAGTGCTAACGCAACTGGTTGAAGTTCGAGTTCGAGTTCGAGTTCGAGTTTCAAATCCCATACTCATAAACAAAACCCCGAAACTACAATCTTTAAATTCATCTACTTCACCATCAAATATCAAGAACTTAAACAGTCCTTATCATGATTGGGACCTTTTTGCTGCAGATTATCAAGAAATGCAACAAAATTTAAAGATATTTGTATATCCAGAAGCCTACAACACTTGTTCCCCATTTGCTAAAATCTTTGTGCCATTCCCaaattcaactctctttaatttAATTTCAAGTTCTAAAATTGGGAATTATTATAGTGAGCACGCTTTCAAGGCAGTTCTTTTGCAGAGTTCTTTGATCACCACAAGTCCTGAGTTAGCACATTTTTTCTTCATGCCTTTTTCGATTAATGCTATGCGGAATGACCCTCGGTTGCATTCTGAAGAGGCCATTGAGAATTTTGTGGCGGAGTATGTCAAGAGAATTAGTTGCGGGTTTGAGTACTGGAATGCTTCTGGCGGGGCTGATCATTTTTATGCCTACTGTCATTCTGTGGGGCGAGAGGCGGCGTCTAAGCATAGGGGTTTAAGTAACAATGCCATTCAGGTGACTTGTTCTTCTACTTACTTTCAGAGATTTTTTGTTGCACATAAAGATATTGGATTGCCTCAGGTTTGGCCTCGGCGATTAGCAGATCATAAATCTATAAATGCCAG GCCTAAACTTGCTTTCTTTGCTGGGAGAATACAAAACTCGCGTGTTCGACATAAACTGGTAGCTCTGTGGAGCAATGATACTTCCATGGATATATATTCCGGAAATGCACCTTTTCCTTTTGAAGAAGGATTTAAGCGGAGCAAATACTGCCTCCACCTGAAAGGATACGAAGTAAACACTGCAAGAATCAGTGACGCTATACACTATGGGTGCATTCCTGTTCTGTTTTCCAATTATTACGACCTACCATTTGCTAATGTTTTGGATTGGAGTAAGTTCTCAATCATCATCAATGAAGTAGACATTGCATCCTTAAAAACGATATTGTTGTCAGTACCAGATGAAACTTACAGAAGTATGTACCAGAATCTGAAGTTAGTTAGGAGACACTTCAGATGGCATGAACCCCCAAGAAGTTACGACTCCTTTTACATGACAGCATATCAATTATGGCTGAGGAGAGGCCTACAACGATTACCTCGTTAA